Genomic segment of Funiculus sociatus GB2-C1:
ACCGCGGGCACAAATCCTTTTGCCATGATCTCTGCTGGGGGCTAGGGGATAAGCTAGAGCATCTTCTAATTTAATCGTTCTTGTCACCCCTGCCACTCAAGGCGAATGTTCACTACCTCTTAACCCATTACTCAGCCAAACCGTCTGTATGTTTGGCTACGCTTTTAGATGCGCTTACCCTGCGTCTCGATGCAGAAGTGGAAAGCCAATTGATGCGGGCAGGTCGTCCGCGATCGCGCGATCGCTGGCAGTCTTATGAAGGCTTTCTCCCTAGTGCGTTTGGAACCAATACAGCGATCGCTATGTTGGTCATCGATGCAGATGGCAACGTCCTGTATCGCTCCGAGGAATGGGCTGCGGATCTAGATACCAAGAACCTTTGGACATCGCGCCCCCAACTACAGCCCTTTCCACCGCCTCATTCCGAGCGACAAACAGCCCCATTTTCAGAGCGATCGCAACCCCCGCGCGATCGACCACCGCCCCCGCCTCGATTTGTCACCCAGCGCACAGCAACGGGAACTTGGCGGGTTGGTGCAGTCACAACACCCTTTACTCAAGTTGCGATCGCAGTAAGTTTAAAAGCGATCGCACAAGAAATGGTCGTGATCCGCAACATCTTCCTAATTTCAATTCCAGGGGTGCTTCTGCTCGTAGCGGGTGGTGCATGGGGTATTGCTGGCAGCAGTTTGCATTCCATCCGACGGTTAACTAAAGTCATTGGCAATGTCACCGCTAGCGGTTTGGAACAACGAGTCCCCATAGGTGCGACAGATGTTGAATTTGTCGAATTAATTCAAGTGTTTAACCAGATGTTGTCACGTCTGGAACACAGTTTTAAGCAAGCCTCTCGCTTTAGCGCCGATGCTGCACACGAACTCAAGACTCCCCTAGCGATTTTGCAAGGAGAACTGGAACGCACCCTGCAACAAGCGGAACCAGGCTCAGAGGTGCAACAGGGTTTGAGCAATTTACTCGATGAAGTCCGCCGACTCACCGGGATTGTGCGTAAACTTCTGCTGCTTTCCCTAGCCGATGCCGGACAAATGGCTTTGTACCGAGTTGGGGTGGATTTGTCTGGCTTGTTAATTGAGATGTTGGAAGATATCGAACTGCTTGCACCCCATCTAGAGGTTAAAACAGAAATTGCCGATAGTTTGCGCGTACAAGGCGATCGCGATTTACTCGTTCAGGTCTTGCAAAACTTGATTAGCAACGCCATTAAATACAATTTGCCTGACGGCTGGATTCGGATTGATGCTCGTCGTCAGGGTGCAACTGTATTGATTACTATCAGTAATTGCTCGAAAGAGATTCCAACTGGCGATCGCGATCGCATTTTTGACCGCTTCCATCGCGGCGATCCAGCCCGGACGCGCAAAGTAGAAGGAATTGGATTAGGACTGAGCCTAGCGCGGGAAATCGCGCGATCGCACGCTGGCGACCTGACGCTTGACCCGACATTATCTGGACAGACTGCATTCACCCTAACCTTACCAGTTGGTTTATAAATAATTGATTATAAATACTAATTAATTTATTTTATAGCAATAAGACTTTTTTAAGAAAAAGCTTATATAAATCACCCGTTCGCTTTCGAGTTGTGAACTTTTTGTATAGAAATATTGCCATCTTTGTTAAGTCTTTAAACTACTTCAGACCTAATTGATGATTTCTTTATCTCAACTGTGATATTACGGAGTGGGTAAGAATTCTATTAAAGAATTAGACTAAGCACGTATTTTTCATCAGCCGTAAGGAAGAGATTGATGTCAGTATTTACCAGCAGAATCGGTGTCCTGTTAGCTTGGACGTTGCTTTGGGCGGTTGTAGGTGTACGCGCCAATGCCCAGACAATTATTGCGGCACCGAATGACACGAATACTGTAGTTAACCAGGATGGCAAACGAATTGACATCACTGGCGGCACCCTTTCAGGCGATCGCGCAAATCTCTTCCACAGCTTTACTAAGTTTGGTGTCAATTCTGGCGAAATAGCCAACTTTCTCTCCAACCCAGACATTCAGAACATCCTGGCGAGAGTACGTGGAGGCGATGCCTCGGTAATTAATGGTCTGATCCAGGTGACGGGCGGGAATTCCCACCTATTCTTAATGAATCCCGCAGGCATTGTTTTTGGCGCTAACGCTACGCTGAACGTGCCTGCCTCCTTCACCGCCACCACTGCTAATGGCATTGGCTTTGGTGACAATTGGTTTAACGCCACTGGTGCCAATGACTACGCTGCTTTAGTCGGTACGCCCAGCAGCTTTGCCTTCACAATGAGTCAGCCTGGGGCGATAATCAACGCCGGAGACCTTGCAGTAGGACAAGGGCAAAATCTTACCTTACTCGGTGGCACAGTTATCAGTACCGGGAAGTTGTCCGCACCAGGCGGTAATATCACTGTCGTAGCCGTACCTGGTGAGAAGGTGGTACGGATATCGGAAGCGGGAAAATTACTGAGTTTAGAAATTGCACTCCCTAGCGCAGGCGGGACACCTGCGAATTGGATGGGGCCAGTTGCAGATTTACCAACTC
This window contains:
- a CDS encoding ATP-binding protein; this encodes MSPLPLKANVHYLLTHYSAKPSVCLATLLDALTLRLDAEVESQLMRAGRPRSRDRWQSYEGFLPSAFGTNTAIAMLVIDADGNVLYRSEEWAADLDTKNLWTSRPQLQPFPPPHSERQTAPFSERSQPPRDRPPPPPRFVTQRTATGTWRVGAVTTPFTQVAIAVSLKAIAQEMVVIRNIFLISIPGVLLLVAGGAWGIAGSSLHSIRRLTKVIGNVTASGLEQRVPIGATDVEFVELIQVFNQMLSRLEHSFKQASRFSADAAHELKTPLAILQGELERTLQQAEPGSEVQQGLSNLLDEVRRLTGIVRKLLLLSLADAGQMALYRVGVDLSGLLIEMLEDIELLAPHLEVKTEIADSLRVQGDRDLLVQVLQNLISNAIKYNLPDGWIRIDARRQGATVLITISNCSKEIPTGDRDRIFDRFHRGDPARTRKVEGIGLGLSLAREIARSHAGDLTLDPTLSGQTAFTLTLPVGL